The Cloeon dipterum chromosome X, ieCloDipt1.1, whole genome shotgun sequence genome includes a window with the following:
- the Set1 gene encoding histone-lysine N-methyltransferase SETD1, translating into MENQQRPPAVRRNYKLLSDPFITKGAQKIYRYNGIPDDRTAPPIQPRDPRSALTKIWTRMEVMDLPVPRFKIDEDYVGEPPPLEVTICNLNDNIDKAFLTDLVRKCGEVEELFIYYHPHTKKHLGLARVVFVSPKGARACVSRLNETSVMGKELAVTLDPFGEQCRHLFQTLTEPQRRPSPPPEAPPTPPPPPPPTPQHQTPQQPPPPPTAAYGAPPPPPQWGCWQPEPPPPEEESLDLDTRIQLLLRGGALALDEPPLPTEAAPAPPPPPPPEESSPPPSPFLGPEEYKKWCNEDDRMSLASLSPTGPVGNDASSEMIPEPPTFLPCFYDPYFQYYAHVAPPPVVPPPPPPPKEKATLPWWVNRRKKHANVVCAVVEAMVDELRDILERDLHKKMIEYTAYKTFDQWWAAAEQAQTKEEDRPILPPEPDSMGLGIRATMPKMPSFRRKKKSPEPEERKEEEDEDVVRRTSPEPMSPPRQRRTARLPSSSEDSSSSSSSSSSSSSSEDESSDDDSETESDESDKEVEEEPEVLVKSLPTEEKMEVDETAAKPVVERRETTPEVAAASPAAVAPVSVPDLDEETDEASETEEYVKEAASPEAASPTEREATVAMDHCYSLPPDEGTKRKQGFSNDHGYTTAPVQTPPKPKKRPLVEEKKRPLPRPMTPPPIHPSVTFKPRNQAAEFGALYEFLTQGVDDEDIALMKKSYDMLLTSEKYEWLNNTHWVDHPMTDLNLAPSAAKKRRREEQRVHQSGCARTEGFYKIDRVEKARTKYHFGRKQVETVETVVLPEHLPKAMKMQSISREARSNQRRLLTALGIDTDSDLLKFNQLKFRKKQLKFAKSSIHDWGLFALEPIAADEMVIEYVGQMVRPVVADLREGQYEAKGIGSSYLFRIDTENIIDATKCGNLARFINHSCNPNCYAKIITIEGHKKIVIYSKQQININDEITYDYKFPLEEDKIKCLCGAPQCRGYLN; encoded by the exons atgGAGAATCAACAGCGGCCGCCCGCGGTTCGCCGCAACTACAAACTTCTTTCGGACCCATTTATCACGAAAGGAGCCCAAAAAATTTATCGTTATAATGGGATCCCTGACGATAGAACAGCCCCTCCCATACAGCCCAGAGATCCTCGGTCCGCGCTTACCAAAATTTGGACCCGCATGGAGGTTATGGATTTGCCAGTGCCGCGATtcaag ATCGACGAAGATTATGTTGGAGAGCCTCCACCTTTGGAAGtcacaatttgcaatttgaatgATAACATTGATAAGGCTTTCCTTACAGATTTG gttCGCAAGTGTGGTGAAGTGGAAGAACTGTTCATCTATTACCATCCACACACTAAAAAACACTTAGGGCTAGCCAGGGTGGTTTTCGTGTCTCCCAAAGGTGCGAGAGCCTGCGTGTCCCGCTTGAACGAAACGTCCGTGATGGGCAAGGAGCTGGCTGTGACACTTGACCCATTTGGCGAGCAATGCCGGCACTTGTTCCAAACGCTAACAGAGCCTCAGCGTCGGCCATCTCCACCCCCGGAGGCTCCCCCGacaccgccgcctccaccaccgCCGACCCCTCAGCACCAAACGCCGCAGCAGCCGCCTCCCCCGCCCACTGCAGCTTACGGTGCCCCTCCACCTCCTCCTCAATGGGGGTGCTGGCAGCCCGAGCCACCGCCACCTGAGGAAGAGTCGTTGGACTTGGATACCAGAATTCAACTGTTGCTCAGAGGGGGAGCCCTTGCACTCGACGAGCCTCCCCTCCCCACGGAGGCCGCGCCCgctccgcctccgccgcctccaccggaGGAATCATCTCCTCCTCCGAGTCCATTCCTCGGCCCTGAGGAGTACAAAAAATGGTGCAATGAGGACGATCGTATGAGTTTGGCCAGCCTGAGTCCAACAGG GCCTGTTGGAAACGACGCCTCATCAGAGATGATTCCAGAGCCTCCAACCTTCCTGCCTTGCTTCTATGACCCTTACTTCCAATATTACGCTCACGTTGCTCCACCGCCTGTTGTGCCAccacctccgccgcctccgaaAGAAAAGGCCACCCTGCCATGGTGGGTGAACCGAAGAAAGAAACACGCGAACGTGGTTTGTGCAGTTGTCGAGGCCATGGTCGACGAGCTGAGAGACATTCTTGAGCGCGATTTGCACAAAAAGATGATCGAGTACACTGCCTACAAGACTTTTGATCAATGGTGGGCTGCGGCGGAACAAGCGCAGACCAAAGAGGAGGATCGTCCCATACTGCCtccagaacccgattcaatgGGCCTGGGAATTCGTGCCACAATGCCAAAAATGCCATCTTTTAGG AGAAAGAAGAAGTCTCCAGAGCCGGAGGAGAGAAAGGAAGAGGAGGATGAAGATGTTGTTAGGAGAACGTCGCCGGAGCCAATGTCGCCGCCGCGGCAGCGAAGAACTGCTCGACTCCCATCATCAAGTGAAGATAGCTCAAGTTCCAGCTCTAGTAGCAGTAGCAGCAGTTCATCTGAAG ATGAAAGCAGTGATGATGATTCAGAAACGGAATCCGATGAAAGTGATAAGGAGGTGGAAGAAGAACCTGAAGTTCTTGTTAAGTCTCTTCCCACAGAGGAGAAAATGGAAGTGGATGAAACTGCTGCCAAACCCGTTGTTGAGAGAAGAGAGACCACGCCTGAAGTCGCTGCAGCCTCACCAGCCGCAGTGGCACCTGTTTCTGTACCTGACCTTGATGAGGAGACAGATGAAGCGAGTGAGACAGAAGAGTATGTCAAAGAGGCCGCTAGTCCCGAGGCCGCATCTCCTACTGAGCGAGAGGCGACCGTGGCCATGGACCACTGTTACTCTCTTCCACCGGACGAAGGCACTAAGCGGAAGCAAGGCTTCAGCAACGACCACGGTTACACCACCGCCCCAGTGCAGACACCGCCAAAGCCCAAGAAACGGCCCCTGGTGGAGGAGAAGAAGAGGCCGTTGCCAAGGCCGATGACACCGCCGCCTATCCATCCATCTGTTACTTTCAAACCTCGCAACCAGGCCGCGGAATTTGGTGCTCTTTACGAATTCCTTACACAAGGTGTTGACGACGAGGACATCGCGCTCATGAAGAAGAGCTACGACATGCTGCTCACCTCAGAGAAATACGAATGGCTGAATAACACCCACTGGGTTGATCATCCAA TGACAGACTTGAATCTAGCACCCAGCGCTGCAAAGAAGCGCAGACGTGAAGAGCAGAGGGTACACCAGAGCGGCTGTGCACGGACAGAGGGCTTCTACAAGATAGATCGTGTGGAGAAGGCAAGAACAAAGTACCACTTTGGAAGAAAGCAGGTGGAGACGGTAGAGACTGTCGTCCTGCCTGAACATCTGCCAAAGGCCATGAAAATGCAGTCGATTAGCAGAGAAGCTAGAAGCAACCAACGCCGGCTGCTCACCGCCCTCGGCATCGACACCGACTCTGATCTCCTCAAATTTAACCAACTCAAG TTCCGGAAAAAGCAACTTAAATTCGCCAAGTCCTCTATTCACGATTGGGGGTTGTTTGCTCTTGAACCGATCGCTGCTGATGAGATGGTGATAGAATACGTTGGCCAAATGGTCAGGCCTGTCGTCGCTGACTTACGAGAGGGGCAGTACGAGGCCAAAGGAATCGGTAGCTCATACCTGTTCAGGATAGACACAGAAAATATAATCGACGCAACCAAGTGCGGCAACCTGGCCAGGTTCATCAATCACTCCTGCAAT CCGAATTGCTATGCCAAAATCATCACCATTGAAGGCCACAAGAAAATAGTCATATACTCGAAGCAGCAGATCAACATCAATGACGAAATCACCTATGACTACAAATTTCCGCTGGAGGAGGACAAGATCAAGTGTTTGTGTGGTGCACCTCAATGCAGGGGTTACCTCAACTGA
- the LOC135946336 gene encoding uncharacterized protein LOC135946336 isoform X1, which yields MRAERNCAPRCKKMARRETDDNIEAWLSQNQNDSRQLLYSDEHLVRPSTNSQSGVQNNQSSTPENLARVSDQSRNLYLDFLQRQIREDEQQRSLNTSGYSYDPSDSDLSNLLRRFAQSEERQIIRQQANEVPLDSVSVENFTELLSGLFGEDGIVTYERVLVLFYFCFELCVRAIREYSSRYFHTVMDVCLRFVTGSLSIWVCAQGGWNAICNTVQHSSFGAFLLGAVVASAVGFLVWGKHPRLP from the exons ATGAGAGCG GAAAGAAATTGTGCTCCCCGTTGTAAGAAAATGGCTCGTCGAGAGACGGATGATAATATTGAGGCTTGGCTCtcgcaaaatcaaaatgacAGCAGACAGCTGTTGTATTCGGACGAACATTTGGTGCGGCCTTCAACTAATAGCCAATCGGGCGTCCAAAACAATCAAAGCAGCACTCCTGAGAATCTCGCAAGGGTGTCCGATCAGAGCCGAAATTTGTACTTGGACTTTTTGCAGAGGCAAATCAGAGAAGATGAGCAACAACGCAGTTTGAATACGTCCGG TTACAGTTACGACCCTTCTGACTCCGACCTGAGTAACCTTCTGCGCAGGTTTGCACAGTCCGAAGAGCGTCAAATCATTCGCCAACAAGCTAATGAAGTGCCTCTTGACTCCGTCTCAGTCGAAAATTTCACTGAGCTGCTATCAGGATTATTTGGG GAGGACGGTATAGTAACCTATGAACGGGTGCTGGTGCTGTTTTACTTCTGTTTCGAGTTGTGCGTTCGCGCCATCCGAGAGTATTCTTCTCGCTACTTCCACACAGTTATGGATGTCTGTTTGCGTTTTGTTACTGGATCTTTGTCAATTTGGGTCTGCGCACAAGGAGGCTGG AACGCCATCTGTAACACTGTTCAACACAGTTCGTTTGGGGCCTTCCTACTTGGTGCTGTTGTGGCTTCTGCTGTTGGCTTCCTTGTTTGGGGAAAGCATCCGCGCCTCCCATAA
- the LOC135946335 gene encoding acidic mammalian chitinase-like, translating to MKCSLVSGILLLTVVIVLSVNAVQSKKVLMCYYSSWSYFRNDKGQFSVSNIDPHLCTHLIYAFIGVNNDGTVRVMDPYLDLEENYGLGNFKKFNELRKQNSELKTLVAIGGWNEGSTVFSNVVKDANLRSNFVNNLYNFVKRHDFSGLDLDWEYPAQRGGVPEDKQNFVYLVQELKQKFAPEGLLLTAAVHAAVGSVAISYDIPELVKNLDFINMMSYDYHGSWDSTTGINSPMYPSHIDSDLNLNIDATIQFWLNNGCPPEKLVLGAPTFGRTFTLANQNSPGLGALANGPGLPGPYTMESGFLSYYEICELQYPGLWSINWAAQQKVPFAFKGGLWVGYENPESMKIKAEYANTNNLGGVLAWGLETDDFLGSKECNEGKYPLITAMKNTLN from the exons ATGAAGTGCTCTCTTGTGAGCGGCATCCTACTGCTCACAGTAGTGATAGTTCTGTCAGTCAATGCGGTCCAGTCCaaga AGGTTTTGATGTGCTACTACAGCAGCTGGTCGTACTTTCGAAATGACAAGGGACAATTTAGTGTGTCCAACATCGACCCACATCTATGCACTCACCTCATTTACGCTTTCATTGGAGTGAACAACGATGGAACAGTCAGAGTGATGGATCCTTATCTCGACTTAGAAGAAAATTACGGATTag gaaatttcaaaaagttcAATGAATTGAGGAAGCAGAATTCCGAATTGAAAACACTGGTGGCAATTGGTGGCTGGAATGAAGGATCCACCGTTTTCTCAAAC GTGGTTAAAGATGCTAATTTGCGGTCCAATTTTGTTAACAACCTGTACAACTTTGTCAAGAGACACGACTTCAGCGGCCTTGATTTGGATTGGGAGTATCCAGCGCAAAGAGGAGGTGTCCCAGAGgacaaa CAAAACTTCGTGTATCTGGTTCAAGAGTTGAAACAGAAGTTTGCGCCTGAAGGTTTGCTTTTGACCGCAGCAGTCCACGCTGCCGTTGGATCAGTAGCAATTTCTTATGATATACCTGAGCTTGTCAA AAACTTGGATTTCATAAACATGATGTCTTACGATTACCATGGAAGCTGGGACTCAACAACAGGAATCAACTCTCCGATGTATCCCTCACACATTGACTCCGATTTAAACCTGAACATT GATGCTACAATTCAATTCTGGCTCAACAATGGGTGCCCACCTGAAAAATTAGTTCTTGGCGCTCCAACGTTTGGACGAACGTTTACCTTGGCCAACCAAAACAGCCCAGGGCTTGGAGCACTTGCCAATGGTCCTGGTTTGCCTGGCCCATACACCATGGAATCCGGATTTTTGTCCTACTATGAG aTTTGCGAGCTACAATACCCTGGCTTGTGGAGCATCAACTGGGCAGCTCAACAAAAGGTGCCGTTCGCCTTCAAGGGCGGTTTGTGGGTGGGTTACGAAAACCCTGAGTCCATGAAAATAAAG GCGGAATATGCAAATACCAATAATTTAGGAGGTGTGCTCGCTTGGGGTCTTGAAACTGATGACTTCCTTGGCTCTAAAGAATGTAATGAGGGGAAATACCCACTCATCACAGCCATGAAAAATACACTGAACTAA
- the Srp54k gene encoding signal recognition particle subunit SRP54, with translation MVLADLGRKITTALRSLSNATVINEEVLNSMLKEICAALLEADVNIRLVKQLRENVRSVIDFDEMAGGLNKRRMIQTAVYRELVKLVDPGVKPFQPTRGRPNVIMFVGLQGSGKTTTCTKLAYHYMKKNWKACLVCADTFRAGAYDQLKQNATKARIPFYGSYTELDPVVIAQEGVDLFRSEGYEIIIVDTSGRHKQEDSLFEEMLAVSNAIRPDNTIFVMDASIGQACEAQAKAFKEKVSVGAVIITKLDGHAKGGGALSAVAATQSPVIYIGTGEHIDDLESFKTKPFISKLLGMGDIEGLIDKVNELKLDDNEELMQKIKQGQFTLRDMYEQFQNIMKMGPFSQIMGMIPGFSQDLLSKGSEQESMARLKRLMTIMDSMNDGELDHRDGAKLFGKQVGRVTRVANGAGVTEREVKELISQYTKFAGVVKKMGGIKGLFKNGDMMKNVNPSQMAQLNHQMARMMDPRVLQQMGGMNGLQSMMRQLQQGAGGGLGGLGNLMGGGGAGGGGSGGGGGGGKHKK, from the exons ATGGTGTTAGCAGACTTAGGTCGGAAAATCACGACCGCCCTGCGGTCCCTGAGCAATGCGACCGTCATCAATGAAGAG gttttgaaTTCTATGCTAAAAGAGATTTGCGCCGCATTGCTGGAGGCCGATGTGAATATTCGCCTGGTTAAACAATTAAGGGAAAATGTCAGATCCGTAATCGACTTTGACGAGATGGCTGGTGGCCTTAATAAGCGGCGAATGATTCAGACCGCTGTTTACCGTGAACTCGTGAag TTGGTCGACCCTGGAGTGAAGCCTTTCCAACCGACCCGCGGCAGGCCCAATGTCATCATGTTTGTCGGTCTGCAGGGTTCGGGAAAGACGACCACGTGTACCAAGCTTGCTTACCACtacatgaaaaagaattggAAGGCATGTCTGGTCTGCGCTGACACATTTCGTGCTGGCGCCTACGATCAGTTGAAACAGAACGCAACAAAAGCTAGAATTCCCTTCTATGGAAG ttACACGGAGTTGGATCCTGTTGTTATTGCTCAAGAGGGTGTAGATCTGTTCCGATCAGAAGGCTACGAAATTATCATTGTGGACACCAGCGGTAGACACAAACAAGAAGACTCTCTTTTTGAGGAAATGTTGGCAGTTTCAAATGCAATT AGACCAGATAACACTATATTCGTTATGGATGCGAGTATCGGTCAGGCTTGCGAGGCGCAGGCCAAGGCGTTCAAGGAAAAAGTTAGCGTGGGAGCTGTTATCATTACAAAGTTGGACGGCCATGCGAAGGGTGGCGGTGCCCTGAGCGC GGTTGCTGCTACTCAGAGTCCTGTGATATATATTGGTACAGGAGAACACATTGACGACTTGGAATCGTTCAAAACTAAGCCGTTCATTTCCAAGCTGCTCGGCATGGGTGACATTGAAGGCCTGATCGACAAG GTTAACGAGCTGAAACTGGATGACAACGAGGAACTGATGCAGAAGATTAAACAAGGTCAATTTACCTTGAGAGACATGTACGAACAGTTCCAAAACATCATGAAAATGGGTCCCTTCTCCCAAATTATG GGAATGATCCCTGGTTTTTCGCAAGATTTGCTTTCGAAAGGGTCTGAACAGGAGTCGATGGCCCGTCTCAAGCGGCTCATGACAATCATGGACAGTATGAATGATGGAG AGTTGGACCACAGGGACGGGGCGAAATTATTTGGCAAACAGGTCGGTCGGGTAACGAGAGTGGCGAACGGCGCTGGAGTCACCGAGAGGGAAGTGAAGGAGTTGATTTCTCAGTACACCAAGTTTGCCGGCGTCGTGAAAAAGATGGGTGGCATCAAGGGGCTGTTTAAAA ATGGTGACATGATGAAGAACGTCAACCCCTCGCAAATGGCTCAACTAAATCACCAAATGGCACGAATGATGGATCCACGAGTATTGCAGCAAATGG GAGGGATGAATGGCTTGCAGAGCATGATGAGGCAACTGCAGCAAGGAGCAGGAGGAGGTCTTGGGGGACTCGGAAACTTAATGGGAGGAGGCGGAGCTGGTGGTggtggcagcggcggtggtggtggtggaggAAAACACAAGAAATGA
- the LOC135945342 gene encoding cytochrome b-c1 complex subunit 6, mitochondrial-like translates to MPLFGFFKPVKVARAQEADDELVDPQTLLRGKCSEEAGIAALKERYEACNDRVNSKSRTTETCVEELSDFLHALDACVTKTLFSHLK, encoded by the coding sequence ATGCCCCTCTTTGGATTTTTCAAGCCGGTCAAAGTTGCCAGGGCGCAGGAGGCTGACGATGAGTTGGTTGACCCTCAAACCTTGCTAAGGGGAAAGTGCAGCGAGGAAGCTGGCATCGCTGCTCTAAAGGAACGGTATGAAGCGTGCAATGACCGGGTCAACAGCAAGAGTCGCACGACCGAAACCTGTGTTGAGGAACTTAGCGATTTTCTTCACGCCCTGGACGCTTGCGTAACCAAGACCTTGTTCAGCCATCTCAAGTAG
- the LOC135945333 gene encoding uncharacterized protein LOC135945333 has product MSGKSDGCSTLEENCKKMLKSTIFLGNYTERRWVPHMNRYKDVIVLSKSETELRGNLLKLRMDIHNNHESIKTSNIVIAPDFTVLYTILPFGCPFGNHWFKMKHVNIDPIEKDVIFKLKIVRSVGPNDFADLSKDEATKPTDDEAEMLWSDVMQRLQFALSVTNVVHCLRIALLAIMTVGMGAFIAVKSLAMFSLGFIREVSILIRSSTPLLLGVSNVIAKIFGAIFILISMVWKDLFYLARRKFDPEGTPAQGGNTVRPQVPALTFYNSSYNTPLSRNMAHYRQYTRHQSGVVITELPND; this is encoded by the exons ATGTCTGGAAAAAGCGATGGCTGCTCTACCTTAGaggaaaactgcaaaaaaatgctgaaatcgACGATTTTCCTGGGAAATTACACCGAGCGACGATGGGTGCCTCACATGAACCGATACAA GGATGTGATTGTATTGTCCAAGTCAGAGACGGAATTGAGaggaaatttgttaaaacttCGAATGGACATTCATAACAACCACGAATCGATAAAAACTTCGAATATAGTCATTGCCCCCGACTTCACTGTTCTCTACACGATTTTGCCATTTGGATGTCCGTTTGGAAACCATTGGTTCAAAATGAAACACGTGAATATCGATCCAATCGAGAAGGATGTGATTTTTAAGCTTAAAATTGTCAG gtCGGTAGGCCCAAATGATTTTGCTGATTTATCCAAAGATGAAGCTACAAAGCCAACG GATGATGAAGCTGAAATGCTCTGGTCAGATGTGATGCAAAGACTGCAATTCGCCCTGTCTGTGACCAACGTGGTGCACTGTCTGAGAATAGCCCTGCTAGCAATCATGACAGTCGGAATGGGTGCATTCATAGCTGTCAAGTCACTTGCAATGTTCAGCCTCGGCTTCATACGAGAAGTGTCAATTCTGATAAGATCGTCAACCCCCCTCTTGCTAGGAGTTTCCAACGTGATTGCCAAAATTTTTGGTGCAATATTTATTCTCATCTCAATG GTCTGGAAAGACCTTTTCTACTTGGCCAGAAGAAAGTTTGATCCAGAAGGCACCCCAGCGCAAGGAGGCAACACGGTGCGACCCCAAGTTCCTGCTCTAACATTTTATAACTCATCATACAACACTCCCCTTTCACGAAACATGGCTCACTATCGTCAGTACACACGACATCAGAGCGGTGTCGTCATTACTGAGCTGCCAAATGATTAA
- the CHOp24 gene encoding transmembrane emp24 domain-containing protein, giving the protein MWVPALLVVAALSGAAEAYFITVDAHAEECFFDKVEAGTKMGLMFEIAEGGFLDIDVKIVGPDGRVIYQGERETSGKYTFAAHVTGVYTYCFSNQMSTMTPKVVLFNMDIGEAPKEASEDTDAHHNKLDDMIRELSSTLTGVKHEQEYMQVRDRIHRSINESTNSRVVMWSFFEALVLVAMTLGQVLYLKRFFEVRRVV; this is encoded by the exons ATGTGGGTCCCGGCCCTTCTTGTGGTGGCCGCCCTTAGCGGGGCAGCTGAGGCCTATTTTATCACGGTTGATGCTCATGCAGAGGAATGCTTTTTCGACAAGGTTGAAGCTGGCACCAAAATGG GTCTCATGTTTGAAATCGCCGAGGGTGGATTTCTGGACATTGACGTCAAAATTGTGGGACCAGATGGAAGGGTGATCTACCAGGGTGAACGAGAGACGAGTGGAAAATACACCTTCGCCGCCCACGTGACTGGAGTCTATACTTACTGCTTCAGCAACCAGATGAGCACCATGACTCCCAAGGTGGTGCTCTTCAATATGGACATTGGTGAAGCACCTAAAGAAGCTTCCGAAGACACAGATGCACACCACAACAAGCTAGATGATATGATTAGGGAGCTCAGCAGCACACTCACTGGTGTGAAGCATGAGCAGGAATATATGCAG gtACGTGATCGAATTCACCGCAGCATTAACGAGAGCACAAACTCAAGAGTCGTGATGTGGAGCTTCTTTGAAGCGCTTGTTCTTGTAGCTATGACTCTTGGTCAGGTCCTCTACCTCAAGCGATTCTTCGAGGTCAGAAGAGTGGTCTAA
- the LOC135945336 gene encoding tubulin-folding cofactor B-like, with protein sequence MEPMDVAEGSVSVINTDFVKVFVSVSTSSTYSAEKSFARGITIADLKCKLELMTGASAGSMQLTVLDKAGNRVCLLDDNNRLLGSYPVDSGMVIFVADVAPKFDFDINSSEVQKFELSAEKYAERGDTVRAHLARNKIGKFDPAREEQLRQEREALALLEAELASKIGVGNRCQVAVPEQPTRRGQVMFVGNVHFKPGVWVGVKLDEPCGKNDGSVEGQRYFTCPPKYGSFVKVSYVTVGDFPEIDPFEVDEI encoded by the exons ATGGAGCCCATGGACGTTGCAGAAGGAAGTGTGAGCGTGATCAACACCGATTTTGTGAAAGTATTTGTTTCAGTCTCCACTTCAAGCACGTACAGTGCTGAGAAAAGCTTTGCCAGAGGCATCACAATTGCAGACCTTAAA TGCAAGCTCGAGTTGATGACAGGTGCCAGTGCCGGGTCGATGCAGCTGACAGTCTTGGACAAGGCTGGAAACCGTGTTTGCCTGTTGGACGATAATAACCGACTTCTGGGATCATACCCTGTAGATAGTGGCATGGTCATTTTC GTTGCTGATGTTGCcccaaaatttgattttgacatAAACTCCTCTGAAGTGCAAAAGTTTGAACTTTCTGCTGAGAAATATGCTGAGAGAGgag acaCCGTCAGGGCTCATCTTGCGAGAAACAAAATAGGCAAATTTGATCCAGCTCGGGAAGAGCAGCTGAGGCAGGAAAGAGAGGCTCTTGCCCTTCTTGAAGCTGAGTTGGCGAGCAAAATTGGTGTTGGAAACAGATGTCAGGTCGCAGTTCCAGAGCAGCCAACACGAAGGGGGCAGGTTATGTTTGTCG GAAACGTCCATTTCAAACCTGGAGTTTGGGTTGGAGTGAAACTGGACGAGCCTTGCGGCAAGAATGATGGGAGTGTCGAGGGTCAAAGGTATTTTACCTGTCCTCCAAAATACGGCAGTTTTGTCAAAGTTAGCTATGTCACAGTCGGGGACTTTCCTGAAATTGATCCTTTTGAGGTAGACGAAATTTAa
- the LOC135946336 gene encoding uncharacterized protein LOC135946336 isoform X2, which produces MARRETDDNIEAWLSQNQNDSRQLLYSDEHLVRPSTNSQSGVQNNQSSTPENLARVSDQSRNLYLDFLQRQIREDEQQRSLNTSGYSYDPSDSDLSNLLRRFAQSEERQIIRQQANEVPLDSVSVENFTELLSGLFGEDGIVTYERVLVLFYFCFELCVRAIREYSSRYFHTVMDVCLRFVTGSLSIWVCAQGGWNAICNTVQHSSFGAFLLGAVVASAVGFLVWGKHPRLP; this is translated from the exons ATGGCTCGTCGAGAGACGGATGATAATATTGAGGCTTGGCTCtcgcaaaatcaaaatgacAGCAGACAGCTGTTGTATTCGGACGAACATTTGGTGCGGCCTTCAACTAATAGCCAATCGGGCGTCCAAAACAATCAAAGCAGCACTCCTGAGAATCTCGCAAGGGTGTCCGATCAGAGCCGAAATTTGTACTTGGACTTTTTGCAGAGGCAAATCAGAGAAGATGAGCAACAACGCAGTTTGAATACGTCCGG TTACAGTTACGACCCTTCTGACTCCGACCTGAGTAACCTTCTGCGCAGGTTTGCACAGTCCGAAGAGCGTCAAATCATTCGCCAACAAGCTAATGAAGTGCCTCTTGACTCCGTCTCAGTCGAAAATTTCACTGAGCTGCTATCAGGATTATTTGGG GAGGACGGTATAGTAACCTATGAACGGGTGCTGGTGCTGTTTTACTTCTGTTTCGAGTTGTGCGTTCGCGCCATCCGAGAGTATTCTTCTCGCTACTTCCACACAGTTATGGATGTCTGTTTGCGTTTTGTTACTGGATCTTTGTCAATTTGGGTCTGCGCACAAGGAGGCTGG AACGCCATCTGTAACACTGTTCAACACAGTTCGTTTGGGGCCTTCCTACTTGGTGCTGTTGTGGCTTCTGCTGTTGGCTTCCTTGTTTGGGGAAAGCATCCGCGCCTCCCATAA